The following are encoded in a window of Salinigranum halophilum genomic DNA:
- a CDS encoding DUF7546 family protein, with product MSTVTRLDWRPTKSDLLVGAIVVNAEILAVLLYLAAESVSVDSWRFILYAFVWINAGLYAVAKTRPAEASARTKRLALLVAGGYFLLLAVAGGILGPSHTSPLASLVTDGHLHSHGTAAAGSFDVRFLPPGWGPALVYQGSWVLVILMPYKVIGYLSLAYLVYATVIDAAGTALSGSLGLLSCVSCAWPVVGSLVTTIFGSGSFVVAAATTWPYDISTVAFLATVALLTWRPLAR from the coding sequence ATGTCCACCGTCACCCGCCTCGACTGGCGCCCCACGAAGTCGGACCTGCTCGTGGGTGCCATCGTCGTCAACGCCGAGATACTCGCCGTCTTGCTCTACCTCGCCGCCGAGTCCGTCAGTGTCGACTCGTGGCGGTTCATCCTCTACGCGTTCGTCTGGATCAACGCCGGGCTGTACGCCGTGGCGAAGACGCGACCCGCCGAGGCCAGCGCGCGGACGAAGCGGCTGGCGCTGCTCGTCGCCGGCGGCTACTTCCTCCTCCTCGCTGTCGCCGGTGGCATCCTCGGCCCGAGCCACACCAGCCCTCTCGCCTCGCTCGTCACCGACGGGCACCTCCACAGCCACGGGACGGCGGCGGCCGGAAGCTTCGACGTTCGGTTCCTCCCGCCCGGCTGGGGTCCGGCGCTCGTCTACCAGGGGTCGTGGGTGCTCGTCATCCTCATGCCGTACAAGGTCATCGGCTACCTCTCCCTGGCGTATCTCGTCTACGCGACGGTCATCGACGCGGCCGGGACGGCCCTCTCGGGGTCGCTCGGTCTGCTCTCGTGTGTCTCGTGTGCCTGGCCCGTCGTCGGGTCGCTCGTCACCACCATCTTCGGCTCGGGGTCGTTCGTCGTCGCCGCCGCCACCACCTGGCCCTACGACATCTCCACCGTCGCCTTCCTCGCGACGGTGGCGCTGTTGACGTGGCGGCCGCTCGCCCGGTAG
- a CDS encoding histidine kinase, whose protein sequence is MGSVVSSETTVSVQHEWLSAGVAGIVGTVVFGAVQMAMGATGVIAVAIPALYGLSGPNLAAGWAIHLVHGALLGLGFALLATRPAVRPYATQTGTAAAVGLAYGLVLTVPTAGVAMPLWLSAVGFPNAPPLPNLTLMGFVGHGVYGLVLGATYPTLRRLL, encoded by the coding sequence ATGGGTTCAGTTGTCTCATCGGAAACGACCGTCTCGGTACAGCACGAGTGGCTGAGTGCAGGCGTCGCGGGCATCGTGGGGACCGTCGTCTTCGGCGCGGTCCAGATGGCGATGGGCGCGACGGGCGTCATCGCGGTCGCTATCCCCGCCCTGTACGGCCTCTCCGGTCCGAATCTCGCCGCCGGCTGGGCAATCCACCTCGTCCACGGGGCGCTGTTGGGGCTCGGCTTCGCGCTCCTCGCGACGCGGCCCGCGGTGCGGCCGTACGCGACGCAGACCGGCACGGCCGCCGCAGTCGGACTCGCGTACGGGCTCGTCCTCACCGTCCCGACCGCCGGCGTCGCCATGCCGCTGTGGCTCTCCGCAGTCGGCTTCCCGAACGCTCCGCCGCTCCCGAACCTCACGCTGATGGGGTTCGTCGGTCACGGCGTCTACGGGCTGGTGCTCGGGGCGACGTACCCGACGCTCCGTCGACTGCTGTAG
- a CDS encoding SelT/SelW/SelH family protein — MTDVEIEYCVPCGFLDRAQDIQHALLRQFGERLDRVALVTGDHGVLQVRVGDEVVWDKADDEYDVDEVTRRLREYV; from the coding sequence ATGACCGACGTCGAAATCGAGTACTGCGTCCCCTGTGGCTTTCTCGACCGCGCACAGGACATCCAGCACGCGCTCCTCCGACAGTTCGGCGAGCGTCTCGACCGTGTCGCTCTCGTCACCGGCGACCACGGCGTCCTCCAGGTACGCGTCGGCGACGAGGTCGTGTGGGACAAAGCCGACGACGAGTACGACGTCGACGAGGTTACCCGACGTCTCCGCGAGTACGTCTGA
- a CDS encoding aldo/keto reductase has protein sequence MSMDYRRLGSTGTQVSELCFGTWRFGRDSPEGPETTRDEAHTLLDRFAEHGGTFIDTANVYGDPNGTSEKWIGDWLAGRDRDQYVLASKVYFGFDESNPNGSGLSRPHIRRQIEGTLERLGTDYLDVYYIHRWDDETPIDETLSTLTRLVEEGKVNYLGASTMAGWKLMKALGRSAQHDWERFEVTQPLFHAAYRDDVADYLDVCADQELAVCPYSPLAGGFLTGKYERADPDDPKQVKAPDGSRATIYDSFSDYYLSERGWHVLDAIRAVAGELDATPAQVALRWLMEQEAFTCVPIVGARTVDQLDENVGACDISLSPTQFERIENARYEDPASKRRWGH, from the coding sequence ATGAGCATGGACTACCGACGGCTCGGGTCGACGGGGACACAGGTGTCTGAACTCTGCTTCGGCACGTGGCGGTTCGGGCGCGACTCGCCCGAGGGGCCGGAGACGACGCGCGACGAAGCACACACGCTCCTCGACCGGTTCGCCGAACACGGCGGGACGTTCATCGACACGGCGAACGTCTACGGCGACCCCAATGGGACGAGTGAGAAGTGGATCGGCGACTGGCTCGCCGGCCGCGACCGCGACCAGTACGTCCTCGCGTCGAAGGTGTACTTCGGCTTCGACGAGTCGAACCCCAACGGGTCGGGCCTCTCGCGGCCCCACATCCGCCGACAGATCGAGGGGACCCTGGAACGGCTGGGAACCGACTACCTCGACGTCTACTACATCCACCGCTGGGACGACGAGACGCCCATCGACGAGACGCTCTCGACGCTCACCCGCCTCGTGGAGGAGGGGAAGGTGAACTACCTCGGCGCGTCGACGATGGCCGGCTGGAAACTCATGAAGGCGCTCGGACGGAGCGCACAGCACGACTGGGAGCGCTTCGAGGTGACGCAGCCGCTCTTTCACGCCGCATACCGCGACGACGTCGCGGACTACCTCGACGTCTGCGCGGACCAAGAGCTCGCGGTCTGTCCGTACTCGCCGCTCGCGGGCGGCTTCCTGACGGGCAAGTACGAACGTGCGGACCCCGACGACCCGAAACAGGTGAAAGCTCCCGACGGCTCGCGTGCCACCATCTACGACTCGTTCTCGGACTACTACCTCTCCGAGCGTGGCTGGCACGTCCTCGATGCGATTCGGGCGGTGGCCGGCGAACTCGACGCGACCCCCGCACAGGTCGCGCTTCGCTGGCTCATGGAGCAGGAGGCGTTCACCTGCGTCCCCATCGTCGGCGCTCGCACCGTCGACCAGTTGGACGAGAACGTCGGTGCCTGCGACATCTCTCTCTCACCCACTCAGTTCGAGCGCATCGAGAACGCCCGGTACGAGGACCCAGCGTCGAAGCGGCGCTGGGGTCACTGA
- a CDS encoding Gfo/Idh/MocA family protein, translating to MHHAACLGLGDLGRLEASVLDSLDGVTLVGGADPSPDARDRFERELHCPAYETLDDLLGNEEVDLVTIVTPHTVHYEQARECLSRDVHVHLEKPMVTDLAHADDLIARAKTHDLVLAVGYQRHFDPRFRELRRLVDEGRLGRPHMVVGHLEQEWIRWTQHQWRSNPELSGGGQLYDSGSHLLDVLCWTLRADPVSVTATVDRRGSDVDVNSALTMTLERRDAAIRTRPSNPTPITASVGISGDGTSVPDPGESLRIWGTDGTVSFDGETITVREAGMTYETTPSVPDFEELTRRKLGNVVDAIDGEADLEIPAADGRRVVALTEAAYESAERGVRVFVSPDDE from the coding sequence ATGCACCACGCCGCCTGTCTCGGCCTCGGCGACCTCGGTCGGCTCGAAGCCAGTGTCTTGGACTCTCTCGACGGGGTCACCCTCGTCGGCGGGGCCGACCCCTCTCCCGACGCCCGCGACCGGTTCGAGCGTGAACTCCACTGTCCCGCGTACGAGACGCTCGACGACCTCCTCGGGAACGAGGAGGTCGACCTCGTGACCATCGTCACCCCACACACGGTCCACTACGAGCAGGCCCGGGAGTGTCTCTCCCGCGACGTCCACGTCCACCTCGAGAAGCCGATGGTGACGGACCTCGCTCACGCCGACGACCTCATCGCGCGGGCCAAGACCCACGACCTCGTCCTCGCCGTCGGCTACCAGCGCCACTTCGACCCCCGATTCCGAGAGCTACGTCGCCTCGTCGACGAGGGACGTCTCGGGCGACCGCACATGGTCGTCGGCCACCTCGAACAGGAGTGGATCAGGTGGACCCAACACCAGTGGCGGTCGAACCCGGAGCTCTCCGGCGGGGGACAGCTGTACGACTCGGGGTCACACCTCCTCGACGTCCTCTGCTGGACGCTCCGGGCCGACCCCGTCTCCGTCACGGCGACGGTCGACCGCCGCGGCTCCGACGTCGACGTCAACAGCGCGCTCACGATGACGCTCGAACGCCGCGACGCGGCCATCAGAACCAGACCGTCCAATCCGACTCCGATCACTGCGAGCGTCGGAATCTCCGGCGACGGCACCTCGGTCCCCGACCCCGGCGAATCGCTCCGCATCTGGGGGACCGACGGGACCGTCTCGTTCGACGGGGAGACCATCACGGTCCGCGAGGCGGGGATGACCTACGAGACGACGCCCTCGGTCCCCGACTTCGAGGAACTCACCCGGCGCAAACTCGGAAACGTCGTCGACGCCATCGACGGCGAGGCCGACCTGGAGATTCCCGCGGCGGACGGCCGTCGCGTCGTTGCGCTCACCGAGGCGGCCTACGAGTCGGCAGAGCGGGGCGTCCGCGTGTTCGTCTCGCCCGACGACGAGTGA
- a CDS encoding ABC transporter ATP-binding protein, which produces MDEVLVAEGLRKSYGDVQALRGVSLTVGTGEVFGLIGPNGAGKTTLVRALTGTTGVEGTVRVLGTPPAGVDANRLSLLPQSFSPSARLTPRELLSYYAGLYDTARDPEVVLREVGLDDAADTWYEKLSGGQKRRTCVGAALVNDPDVLFLDEPTTGIDPAGRRAVWRLIDRLKASGTTVFLTSHSMREVARLADRVGLLCDGELVAVGSPEALVAEHGGESTLVVETEATRDATDALEATYAVSTTAEGVVVRDVAPREIGDVATALDEAEIAYGSLAWSEPSLEDVYLSLTGETFQGRRDGVAPPTSSESTDADGPALAAGAEESR; this is translated from the coding sequence ATGGACGAGGTACTCGTCGCGGAGGGACTCCGAAAGTCCTACGGCGACGTTCAGGCGCTCCGGGGCGTCTCGCTCACTGTCGGGACCGGCGAGGTGTTCGGTCTCATCGGCCCGAACGGGGCGGGCAAGACCACGCTCGTCCGGGCGCTCACCGGCACGACCGGCGTCGAGGGAACGGTCCGGGTGCTCGGGACCCCGCCCGCCGGGGTCGACGCGAACCGGCTGAGCCTCCTGCCGCAGTCGTTCTCGCCGTCGGCACGGCTCACCCCCCGCGAACTGCTCTCGTACTACGCCGGCCTCTACGACACGGCGCGGGACCCGGAGGTCGTGTTGCGTGAGGTGGGTCTCGACGATGCGGCCGACACCTGGTACGAGAAGCTCTCGGGCGGCCAGAAGCGCCGCACGTGCGTCGGCGCGGCGCTAGTGAACGACCCCGACGTGCTCTTCTTGGACGAGCCGACGACGGGCATCGACCCCGCCGGCCGTCGGGCGGTCTGGCGGCTCATCGACCGCCTCAAGGCGAGCGGCACGACCGTCTTTCTCACCAGCCACTCCATGCGCGAGGTGGCCCGTCTCGCCGACCGGGTCGGCCTCCTCTGTGACGGCGAACTCGTCGCGGTCGGCTCGCCGGAAGCCCTGGTCGCCGAACACGGCGGGGAGAGCACGCTCGTCGTCGAGACCGAGGCGACCCGGGACGCGACCGACGCGCTCGAGGCGACGTACGCGGTTTCGACCACCGCCGAGGGTGTCGTCGTCCGCGACGTCGCCCCGCGCGAGATCGGCGACGTCGCGACGGCGCTCGACGAGGCCGAAATCGCCTACGGTTCGCTGGCGTGGTCGGAACCGTCGCTCGAAGACGTCTACCTGTCGCTCACCGGCGAGACGTTCCAGGGGCGGCGCGACGGCGTGGCACCGCCGACGTCGTCCGAATCCACCGACGCCGACGGTCCAGCACTCGCCGCTGGCGCGGAGGAGAGCCGATGA
- a CDS encoding ABC transporter permease has product MTRFGRIAAEFDAAWHSFLRRRTAVFFTFFFPVIIVLIFGVLVQTQPTGGGLFAEPPGYYVPGYLAVVVLFTPLSRVGSTIARHREGNRFQKLATTPLSRAEWLLAHTLVNVVVIGLAALLLLVLVVLVTGASVPLAPTSLVLVPFVALGVALFCGLGALIGRLSSSQDGVIAASNAVALPLLFLSETFVTADLLPAWFRPVTAVSPLTYFARGVRALTFSGGDWTGALAVLAVLALVVFSLGAVAVPWTE; this is encoded by the coding sequence ATGACCCGCTTCGGCCGCATCGCCGCGGAGTTCGACGCGGCGTGGCACTCGTTCCTTCGCCGCCGGACCGCGGTGTTCTTCACCTTCTTCTTCCCCGTCATCATCGTCCTCATCTTCGGCGTGTTGGTACAGACCCAACCTACCGGTGGCGGGCTGTTCGCGGAGCCGCCGGGCTACTACGTCCCCGGCTATCTGGCCGTCGTCGTGTTGTTCACGCCGCTGTCACGCGTTGGGTCGACCATCGCGCGCCACCGGGAGGGGAACCGATTCCAGAAGCTGGCGACGACGCCGCTGTCGCGCGCGGAGTGGCTCCTCGCGCACACGCTCGTGAACGTGGTCGTCATCGGGCTGGCGGCGCTCTTGCTCTTGGTGCTCGTCGTCCTCGTGACCGGGGCGTCGGTTCCGCTCGCCCCCACGAGTCTGGTCCTCGTCCCCTTCGTCGCCCTCGGGGTCGCGCTGTTCTGTGGCCTCGGGGCACTCATCGGTCGGCTCTCGAGCTCACAGGACGGCGTCATCGCCGCGAGTAACGCCGTCGCACTGCCGCTGTTGTTCCTCTCGGAGACGTTCGTCACTGCCGACCTCCTGCCGGCGTGGTTCCGGCCCGTGACCGCGGTGTCGCCGCTGACGTACTTCGCGCGCGGCGTGCGCGCGCTGACGTTCTCCGGCGGCGACTGGACGGGGGCGCTGGCGGTGCTCGCGGTGCTCGCGCTCGTCGTCTTCTCGCTCGGAGCCGTCGCGGTCCCCTGGACCGAATAA
- a CDS encoding bifunctional 4-hydroxy-2-oxoglutarate aldolase/2-dehydro-3-deoxy-phosphogluconate aldolase, which produces MSLDKHDAMQRLRASGTVAVMRGADADTLVKTVDALRAGGVTAIEITADNPDALEMIDAVSGSFDDEVIVGAGTVLDGETALDTIRAGAEFVVGPTVELDVVDVCNRYGTLVAPGAFTPTEALTAYEAGADFVKIFPASSGGPGHLGGIKGPLPQIPLMPTGGVDADNAGDFIRAGAEVVGAGSALVPTGAVEAGDFETITENARAFSEAVDAARSA; this is translated from the coding sequence ATGTCCCTCGACAAGCACGACGCGATGCAGCGCCTCCGAGCCAGCGGGACCGTCGCGGTGATGCGCGGTGCCGACGCCGACACGCTCGTGAAGACGGTCGACGCCCTCCGTGCCGGTGGCGTCACCGCCATCGAGATAACCGCGGACAACCCTGATGCGCTGGAGATGATCGATGCCGTCTCCGGCAGCTTCGACGACGAGGTCATCGTCGGCGCGGGGACCGTCCTCGACGGTGAGACGGCGCTCGACACCATCCGTGCAGGCGCGGAGTTCGTCGTCGGCCCCACGGTCGAGTTGGACGTCGTCGACGTCTGCAATCGCTACGGGACGCTCGTCGCCCCGGGAGCGTTCACCCCGACAGAGGCTCTGACCGCGTACGAGGCCGGCGCGGACTTCGTGAAGATATTCCCCGCCTCCTCGGGAGGGCCGGGACACCTCGGCGGTATCAAGGGACCCCTCCCGCAGATTCCGCTCATGCCGACGGGTGGCGTCGACGCCGACAACGCCGGCGACTTCATCCGCGCGGGTGCGGAGGTCGTCGGCGCCGGCAGCGCCCTCGTCCCCACCGGGGCCGTCGAGGCCGGTGACTTCGAGACCATCACCGAGAACGCCCGCGCCTTCTCCGAGGCGGTCGACGCGGCACGCTCGGCATAG
- a CDS encoding carbonic anhydrase produces the protein MNTGSRPEQLLSDLLDGNDRHVARADESKFDAVRDAQHPPVVSVCCSDSRVSQEGMWDISEPGQLFTVANIGNRSTTEVDGERVLDGGVAYPVTFTDTGVVAIVGHTGCGAVTAAYDVVTGETDLAALPAGVQQDLGSLITMVENAPVDLDGERSTVVDRLVEHNVREQVEFVATQTDAAVYGFVYDIHHRYGDADGRAYLVAVGEGDPHEAVDEAHREVVAPLL, from the coding sequence ATGAACACCGGCTCCCGTCCCGAACAGCTCCTCAGTGACCTCCTCGATGGAAACGACCGCCACGTCGCCCGCGCCGACGAGTCGAAGTTCGACGCCGTCCGCGACGCCCAGCACCCGCCCGTCGTCTCCGTCTGCTGTTCGGACTCGCGCGTCTCCCAGGAGGGGATGTGGGACATCTCCGAGCCTGGCCAACTCTTCACCGTCGCGAACATCGGCAACCGCTCGACGACGGAGGTCGACGGCGAGCGCGTCCTCGACGGCGGCGTCGCCTACCCGGTGACGTTCACCGACACCGGCGTGGTCGCCATCGTCGGACACACGGGATGTGGAGCCGTCACGGCCGCCTACGACGTCGTCACGGGCGAGACCGACCTCGCGGCCCTCCCGGCGGGCGTCCAGCAGGACCTCGGCTCGCTCATCACGATGGTCGAGAACGCCCCCGTCGACCTCGACGGCGAGCGGAGCACCGTCGTCGACCGTCTCGTCGAGCACAACGTCCGCGAGCAGGTCGAGTTCGTTGCCACGCAGACCGACGCCGCCGTGTACGGCTTCGTCTACGACATTCACCACCGGTACGGCGACGCCGACGGGCGGGCGTACCTCGTCGCTGTCGGTGAGGGCGACCCTCACGAAGCCGTCGACGAGGCACATCGTGAGGTCGTCGCCCCACTGCTGTAA